TTCCCTCACTATCCAGGAATAATGCCATGAATTCATGCTCTTCTGAAATCTGTTTTTTGGTTTGAAGCACTTTGCCGCCTGCTGATTTAACTTTGCTTAATACATCATCCAGGTTTGGATTGGCATCTAAATAGACGACTACACCTGTTGGTCCCGGAGTATAGTGTTCTCCAAAACAAATTGCGCAGCCTACGCCACTATGAGGTAAAATTCCCATTTTTAATGGGCCGGCATCAAAAGAATCAATTTTCATATCATAAATGGTTTCATAGAATTTTTTAGCCCGGTCAAAATCATTGACGGGAATTTCGAACCAGTGGGTCCAATTGCGGTGTATTTCACCACTCATTTGATTGCCTCAATTTTCAGTAACCTAATTAATCCCAAAAGGATGCTTCTTCCTTTAATCCTGTGGTGATTTTTGATTATCTTCATAACCTAATTTAAGCCCTAAAAATAATTAAATATGCTTATCGATACCCATTGCCACCTTTATTACGAAGATTTGAAAAACGACCTAAATGGAGTACTGTCCCGCGCCAATGAACTGGGGGTAACGCGGTTCATCTGTGTTGGAACAAATATTGCCGATTCCAGAGAATGTTTGTCTATTGCGGAAAATAATGAGAATATATATGCTTCGGCAGGTGTTCACCCCCACGATGCCAAGGATGTTTCTGATGGGTATATTGATGATATTTATGAACTCATGGAATACGAAGGTATGATTGCTGTGGGTGAGATGGGCTTAGATTATTTTCGAAATATTTCCAATCCGGATATTCAAAAAAAAGTATTTTGCCAACAAATGGAAGTTGCGCAAGATCTAAATCGGCCTGTGATATTTCATAATAGAGATGCAGATATAGATGTAATTG
The sequence above is drawn from the Candidatus Neomarinimicrobiota bacterium genome and encodes:
- a CDS encoding VOC family protein, with the protein product MSGEIHRNWTHWFEIPVNDFDRAKKFYETIYDMKIDSFDAGPLKMGILPHSGVGCAICFGEHYTPGPTGVVVYLDANPNLDDVLSKVKSAGGKVLQTKKQISEEHEFMALFLDSEGNRIALNSIA
- a CDS encoding TatD family hydrolase; protein product: MLIDTHCHLYYEDLKNDLNGVLSRANELGVTRFICVGTNIADSRECLSIAENNENIYASAGVHPHDAKDVSDGYIDDIYELMEYEGMIAVGEMGLDYFRNISNPDIQKKVFCQQMEVAQDLNRPVIFHNRDADIDVIEVLAEYPDVIGVAHCFSSTLDTANVFLEMGYYISFSGNLTFKNSHLPEVAKSIPLNRLLVETDSPYLSPVPHRGKPNEPGRTRFVAEKLAEIHNISFDEMANRTTENAIELFRLP